In the Sandaracinus amylolyticus genome, GAGCGCGGGCAAGGCGATGGCGTGGTCGCGCGGGCTGCCGCTCGTCTACGTCGATCACCTCGTCGCGCACTTGCTCGCGGTGTACCTGCAGCGCGGCGAGACGACGATCGAGACGCCCGAGATGCCCTTCGTCGCGCTGCTCGCGAGCGGCGGGCACACCGCGATCTACGAGGTGCGCGCCCACGACGACGTCGAGCTGATCGGACAGACGCGCGACGACGCGGCGGGCGAGGCGTTCGACAAGGCCGCGAAGCTGCTCGGGCTCGGCTATCCCGGCGGGCCGATGATCGATCGGCTCGCGAAGCTGGGCGATCGATCGAAGGTCGAGCTGCCGCTGCCGATGCCGAGCACCAAGCGCCTCGACTTCTCGTTCTCGGGGCTCAAGACCGCGATCGCGCGGCACGTGGAGAAGCACGGCGCGCCGAAGGACGAGCGCGACCTCGCCGACGTGTGCGCGGCGTTCCAGCACGCGGTGGTCGAGGTGCTCGCGCGCAAGAGCGTCGCGGCGTGCAAGCAGCGCGGCATCCCCCGGCTCGTGCTGGCGGGCGGTGTCGCGGCGAACGCGGGGCTGCGGGCGCGCACGACCGAGCTCGCGACCAGCGTCGGCGTGAAGGTGTTCGTGCCGCCGATCGCGAGCTGCACCGACAACGCGGCGATGATCGCGTACGCGGGATGGCTGCGGCTGGCGCGCGGCGAGCGCGACGCGCTCGACATGACGGCGTACTCGAAGAGCCCGGACCTGCGGCGCGGGAAGATCCTGGTCTAGACGGGGTCGGGGGCGGGGGCGGGGGCGCGCTCGGGAGCGGGAGCTGGGCGGGGGCGAGGGGCCGCTCGGTGACCGGGCGGGGGCGCGCCGGCTGCGCGGACGCATGCGATGGCTCGCGAGGAGGCATGCGATGGGTCGCGAGGACGCATGCGATGGGTCCCGAGGACGCATGCGATGGGTCCCGAGGACGCATGCGATGGGTCCTGAGGACGCATCGGTTGGGGTGGATCCACCCCAATTCGAAAACGAGGCAAAAACCGCGGTGAAACGCGTGATTCTCGGCGCGTTTCGAGATGCGTGCGCGAGCGATGGGCTCGACATGGAGGCCCGCGTCGCGAATGTTCGCGCGAAAGGAGGTCCGAGATGGCCACCAAACGGAAGAAGACGACCAAGAAGAGCGCGAAGAAGAAGGCGACGAAGAAGACAACGACCAAGCGCGTTGTGAACCCGCTCTCGACCGACCAGCGTCGCAGCCTGCTGAAGCCGCCGGCGGGCTACGAAGCGCTCGTGAGCGACACGATCGACGCATGGAGCGACAACCGCTCGGTGCTGAAGCTCGCGAACCGCAGCCCGGCGCAGCTCGCATCGATGCTGCGGAAGGCGAAGAAAGCCGCCGAGAAGCAGCGAGCGTTCGAGGAGAAGGTGGAGGATCAGCTCCGCGCGCTGATGGACGCGCGGCTCGCCGCCGAGCACGAGGTGTGGAGCACGACCCTCGCGCTCTACGGCGTGGCGAAGGCGCAGATGCGCACCGCACCGGAGCTCGCGGGCGCGTTCGAGCACCTGAGCGAGGCGTTCGCGCGCGAGGCGAGGAAGCCGAGCGAGCCGACGCCGAGCGAGTGACGCGCACGACGGGGCGCGTGTCGTGCGCGCCCTCGTCGCGATCAGGTGCGCGTGAGCGCGATGCCGAGGTCGCGCTCCGCGCACGCGCGCGCCATGGGCCGCAGGCTCGCCATCACGACGCGCATCTCGGGGAGCAGCACCTCGCCGACGTGGGGATCGTCGAGCGCGGGGGCGGTCGCGGCGGGGTCGAGATCGTAGGCGTCGGGGCGCGCGCCTCAGCTCACCTGGATCGCGCGGCGGGTCATCCACACGCCGTGCTGGTTGCAGCGGGCGCGCGCGACGAGCTGCGAGGGCTCGCGGAGCACGAGGGGGACGCGGAGGATCGGGTACGCGACGTCGGGCGAGAGATCGGCGACCCACACGATGCGATCGTCGAGGCGCACCTCGATCCACTCGATGCGGTGATCGACGCTCATCTCGTGGGGGCGCACGCCGGCCTGCACGACGAGGTCGAAGGGACGCCCGGCGCGCACGCGCTCGGGCAGCGTGAGCACCGGCGCATGGGTGCGCTCGTCCTCGGTGAGCGCGGAGGCATCGGCGACCTGGGCCCCGGTGGGCGTGCCCTCGGCCGACCACTCGGCGCGCGCCGGTGGGCACGCGGCAGTGCCGCGGCGTTGCGCGAGCGCCGCGGAAGGGAGCGCCAACGTCGCGGCGCCGACGATCGAGCCTCGCAGGAAACGACGTCGCTCCATGATGCGCGAGTGTAGACGACCGAGACCGAGACCGAGTGCGAGCCCCTCGACGCCGAGCTCCGAGATCCGGCGCCGCACCGCACTCGACACCGCTCGTTCGGCGCGATGCCCGAAGGGCGAGCCGATCGATTCGGCCGCGATGCCGAAGGCGAGCCGGTCCGCGGGTGACGACGCGAGCACGCGACGCGTGCTCGCGTCGTCACCCGCTCTTCCCAGCCAAGAAACCGACCGCGGCCTTCCCTCCCCGCGTGGCCGACGCCTTACCAGCCGGGGCGCGGGGAGGGGTCTCGCGCGCACTTCCGCAGGAGCCGACCAGTCTCCGTGAGAGCCCCGAATGCTCGAGGGCGGTCGCGCGTAGCGCACCGCCCTCGAGACTCCACCTATCCAGTCACCTCACGAGCCGCAGGACGCCGCTCCGAGGACTGTCGGAGCACGAGACCCCTCACCGAAGCCTCACCGCGCGCGGCGTCGTCCGATCGCCAGCACGAGCCCGAGCGCCATCACGACGAGCCACGCTCCAGACGACCGCGACCCGACCGACACCGTGCATCCGCCGGCGTTCGATCCCACCGCCGTGCACACCGACGCCGCGCCGTCCGCCGTCCGGCGGCACTCGAAGCCGACGCCGCACACGTTGTCCGCGTCGCACGGCTCGGTGCACACGCCGCCGCCGCCGAGCCGCGCGCACAGGCCGCTCGAGCACTCCGCGTTGGTGCCGCACTCCTCGCCGACGAGGCCGCCCATCGGCGCGCACACGTTCACGCCGCCCGCCGCCGCGCAGCCGAAGCCCGCGGGGCACGCCACGCCGCCGTCGCACACCACGGTGCACCACTGGCGATCGCCGAGGATCGCGCAGATGCCGCCGGGGCAGTCCGAGTTGTCGAGGCAGTTGCTGCCGACGCCGCCGCCTCGGTCGCGCATGCACTCGTTGTCGCGGCACACGAAGCCGTCGGGGCAGCTGCCGCCCTCGCCGCACGGCGCGGTGCACTCGAGCACGCCGCCGCGCTCGCCGCACGAGCCGCTGCGGCAGTCGGAGTCCTGACCGCACGGCTCGCCGAGGCCGTGGCCGAGCCCGCCGACGATCTCCTGATCGACGCATCCGCCGCACGCGTCGCCGAGCGGCACGCAGATCTCACCCGCGAGGCAGCGCCCCGCATCGAGTCGGCACGGCGCGAGGCAGCGCTGCATTCCGTCGCCGGGATCGGCGCAGAAGAGCGACGCGCAGTCGGTGTCCGCCGCGCACGACGCGCCGATCGGCGCGCCGCCCGGAGCGCCCGGCACGCAGTGGCCCGCGCAGCCCGTCGAGCCGCAGAAGGAGCCGGGCGGGCAGCCCACGTCGGGGCGCATCGGATCGCACTCCTGGGTGCAGATCTGACCGGCCTGCGTCGTCGCGCAGAGGCCGCCGATGCAGGTCGCGCTGTCGGTGCACGCGCTGCCGAAGGGCATGCAGCCCTCGTCCGCCTCGCCGTCGCAGTCGTTGTCCGCGCCGTCGCAGATCTCGCCGCCCTCGTCGGGGAAGCACGCGTCGCCGACCATCTCGAGCACGCCCTCGACCCACTCCATGTGGCGGTAGAGCTCGTTGTACGCGCCGGGCGCGGTGCCGCACTGCGGCTCGGTGCGGCCGTCGGGGCTGAAGATGAAGCTCGCGACGCCGTAGACGAGCCCGTCGGGGCCGATCACCGGACCGCCCGAGTCGCCCTGGCAGACCGCTGGCTCGACGAAGATGAGGCCCTGCTGGAGGCCGGTGACCGCGGCGCTCGTGCGGTACTTCGTGCCGGTCTGGCCCGAGGGCGTCTGGCCGTAGCCGATCGCCGTGATCTGCTGGCCGTTGAGCGCGCTCGCCGGGCCCATCGCGATCTCCATCGGGGTCTCGCGCGCGGGCGTCGCGAGCTCGACGAGCGCGAGGTCCATGGCGCGGCCGTCACCGATGTTGCTGGTGCTGCCGGGGATCAGATAGATGGCGCGCGCGCGGTACTGCGCGGTGATCGAGCGCTGCGAGCTGCCGACGTAGAAGCTGATCGCCGAGGCCGACGCCTGGGTGTTGCCGTCGGCGCGCATCACGCAGTGACGCGCGGTGAGCATGACGCGCGGCGTGATGAGCGACGCGGTGCACATGCCGCCGCTCTGGTTGTAGAGGAGCATCACCGAGGGGAAGCCGGTCTCCGCGGTCCCGTCGACGATCTCCTCGGTGATCACCTCGGCCTCGGGCGCGATCGGCGCGCACGCACCGAGCAGCGCCGCCGCGGCGAGCATCGCGACCAGCCCCTTCGACGTCGTCATCCCCATCACGCCCTCACTTCGCGGCGCTCAGTCCGCGAATCAGCAAGCAGAGCCCCTAAGCGAAAAATCATCACCCGCGACGACGGCGCCGCGCGATCACGATCGAGCCGATCGCCACGAGCACGAGCATCGTCGTGGCGCCGGGACGGCGCGCGCCGCTGCCGACCGCGCAGCCACCGCCGCTCGTCTCGGCACGCGGCGCGATGCACGCGGCGCTCATCCCGTCGGCGCCGCGGCGGCACTCGAAGCCCGGGCCGCACGGCGCGTCGACGCCGCACTCGCGGGTGCACACGCCGTCGTCGCCGCAGACCCCGGAGAAGCAGTCGGTCCCGGCGACGCACGCGTCGCCGACGAGCCCGACCTCGGGCGCACAGACCATCACGCCGCCGGCCGCGACGCACGCGAAGCCGTCGGGGCACTGTTCCTCGCTGCCGCAGATGCTGGTGCACCACGCGCGATCGCCCTGCACCGCGCAGAACGTGCCGCTGCCGCAGTCGGCGTTGTTGACGCAGGTCTCGCCGATGCCGCCGAGCGTGCCGCGCACACACATCGCGTCGCGGCAGTGATAGCCGCCCGGGCATCCGGTCTCGCCGTCGCACGCGCGGCTGCAGTAGCGCGCGTCGCCGTCCTCGATGCAGCTGCCCGACGCGCAGTCCGCGGCGTCGCCGCACGGCTCGCCGAGGCCGGCGCGGAGGCCGCCGACGAGATCCGCGTCGACGCACGCGCCGCACGCGCCGGGGCCGGCCACGCACGCCTCGCCCGCGAGGCACATGCCGGCGTCGCCCTGGCAGGGCGTGAGGCAGCGGCGGATGCCGTCGCCGGGATCGGTGCAGAAGAACGACGCGCACTGGTCGTCGCGCTCGCACGGGCGATCGTTCGCGAGCGACGCGTCACCGGTGCGCGGGACGCAGTAGCCGCCGCACGAGGTCGCGGCGTCGCGCGCGCAGTAGAAGCCCTCGCCGCAGCCGAAGTCGGGGCGACGCGCGTCGCAGGCCTCGGTGCAGATGCGGCCCGCGATCGTGTCGCGGCAGGTGTTGCCGACGCAGATGTCGTCGCTCGCGCAGTTGCCGCCGATCGGCGTGCAGCCCTCGTCGACGGCGCCGTTGCAGTCGTTGTCGCGGCCGTCGCAGACCTCGGCGCCGTCGTTGACGCAGCCGCCGCCCTCCTCGATCGCCATGTCGATGAGATCGAGGAAGTTGTAGATCGCGTTGTAGCCGCCCTGGCCGCTGCCGCAGCTGCCGTTGCCGAAGGACACGACCGCGGCGACCTCGCGATCCTCGGTGACCATCGGGCCGCCGGAGTCGCCCTGGCAGATGAGCGAGCCGACGTAGATCACGTCGTCGGCGACGTAGGTGACGTCGCCGGTCGCCGTGTACTTGGTGCCCGAGCTGCCCGAGGGGATCTGCCCGAAGCCGATCGCGGTCACGGTCTGGCCGCGGAGATCGTCGGGCGGCGTGCGACGCACCGGGATCGGCTCGACGTCCGTCACGCCGCTGACGAGGACGAGCACCGCGACGTCCTGGCCGACGAGGCCGCTGAGGCGACCGTCGTCGCGATACGAGCCGGGCGTCGTGTAGACCGACTGGACGCGCAGCGTGCGGCCGCTGCCGGCGCGGTCGCCGATGCCGGCGACCATCGCGCTCGCGCTCGAGGGACCGGAGGCGCCGGCCTCCTGCACGCAGTGCTTCGCGGTGAGCACGACGCGCGGCTCGATCAGCGTGCCGGTGCAGAGGCCGCCGCTGTCGCGGCTGTAGACCCACACGACCGCAGGGTCGCCGCCGAGCGTGCCGTTGACGATCGCCTCCTCGGCGACGTCGGGAGAGGGATTCGCACAGGCCGCGAGGGCGAGCGCGAGGAGGAATGGGGCGGCGAGGAAGAAGGGTCGTCGGATCATCGTAGGGCCCTCGAGCGGCGCGCCCCCTGTGCAAGCGACAGGCCCGGACATGGGCGACCGGTTCTGCGCAAGTTCCGGCCAGTCGCGCCAATGAGTGTCAGGGCGCGAACGCGCGTGTTCATAGGGTCGTCAATCGGCTTACTCGGACGTGAGACGCCTCACGTTCCGTGTAGGCGCGGCGGAGACGCGAGCCGATCGACGCCACGCTGCGCCGATGCTCTCACCGCCATCGATCTCGCGGCGCTCGGAGAAGATCGGCTCGGCCGCCGGTCTCCACCGTACGCGCGCTTCGCGCGCTCCCGTCCGGGACGTGCAGGACGAGCACTCCGGCAGACTCAGGCAAGGGCTCACGCCGCGTCGGCGGCCGCGTTCCAGCGGGCGGCAGCCTCGGCGTCCCCGGCTTCCTGAGCGAGCCCCGCCGCGTCGCGGTAGAGCGACGCCGCCTGGGCCAGCTCGCCGGCGAGTTCGCGCAGCGTGCCCAGCACGCCGGTCGCGCGCGCGGCGACCGCGGTCGCGCCCGACGCGCGCGCATGA is a window encoding:
- the tsaD gene encoding tRNA (adenosine(37)-N6)-threonylcarbamoyltransferase complex transferase subunit TsaD, whose translation is MRVLGIESSCDETAAAIVEDGGRVIADVVASQVAVHAPYGGVVPELASRAHLANVAPVIAKALEAVPGGLDAIDGIAVTRGPGLLGALLVGMSAGKAMAWSRGLPLVYVDHLVAHLLAVYLQRGETTIETPEMPFVALLASGGHTAIYEVRAHDDVELIGQTRDDAAGEAFDKAAKLLGLGYPGGPMIDRLAKLGDRSKVELPLPMPSTKRLDFSFSGLKTAIARHVEKHGAPKDERDLADVCAAFQHAVVEVLARKSVAACKQRGIPRLVLAGGVAANAGLRARTTELATSVGVKVFVPPIASCTDNAAMIAYAGWLRLARGERDALDMTAYSKSPDLRRGKILV
- a CDS encoding desulfoferrodoxin family protein, whose product is MERRRFLRGSIVGAATLALPSAALAQRRGTAACPPARAEWSAEGTPTGAQVADASALTEDERTHAPVLTLPERVRAGRPFDLVVQAGVRPHEMSVDHRIEWIEVRLDDRIVWVADLSPDVAYPILRVPLVLREPSQLVARARCNQHGVWMTRRAIQVS
- a CDS encoding S1 family peptidase: MTTSKGLVAMLAAAALLGACAPIAPEAEVITEEIVDGTAETGFPSVMLLYNQSGGMCTASLITPRVMLTARHCVMRADGNTQASASAISFYVGSSQRSITAQYRARAIYLIPGSTSNIGDGRAMDLALVELATPARETPMEIAMGPASALNGQQITAIGYGQTPSGQTGTKYRTSAAVTGLQQGLIFVEPAVCQGDSGGPVIGPDGLVYGVASFIFSPDGRTEPQCGTAPGAYNELYRHMEWVEGVLEMVGDACFPDEGGEICDGADNDCDGEADEGCMPFGSACTDSATCIGGLCATTQAGQICTQECDPMRPDVGCPPGSFCGSTGCAGHCVPGAPGGAPIGASCAADTDCASLFCADPGDGMQRCLAPCRLDAGRCLAGEICVPLGDACGGCVDQEIVGGLGHGLGEPCGQDSDCRSGSCGERGGVLECTAPCGEGGSCPDGFVCRDNECMRDRGGGVGSNCLDNSDCPGGICAILGDRQWCTVVCDGGVACPAGFGCAAAGGVNVCAPMGGLVGEECGTNAECSSGLCARLGGGGVCTEPCDADNVCGVGFECRRTADGAASVCTAVGSNAGGCTVSVGSRSSGAWLVVMALGLVLAIGRRRAR
- a CDS encoding S1 family peptidase, whose amino-acid sequence is MIRRPFFLAAPFLLALALAACANPSPDVAEEAIVNGTLGGDPAVVWVYSRDSGGLCTGTLIEPRVVLTAKHCVQEAGASGPSSASAMVAGIGDRAGSGRTLRVQSVYTTPGSYRDDGRLSGLVGQDVAVLVLVSGVTDVEPIPVRRTPPDDLRGQTVTAIGFGQIPSGSSGTKYTATGDVTYVADDVIYVGSLICQGDSGGPMVTEDREVAAVVSFGNGSCGSGQGGYNAIYNFLDLIDMAIEEGGGCVNDGAEVCDGRDNDCNGAVDEGCTPIGGNCASDDICVGNTCRDTIAGRICTEACDARRPDFGCGEGFYCARDAATSCGGYCVPRTGDASLANDRPCERDDQCASFFCTDPGDGIRRCLTPCQGDAGMCLAGEACVAGPGACGACVDADLVGGLRAGLGEPCGDAADCASGSCIEDGDARYCSRACDGETGCPGGYHCRDAMCVRGTLGGIGETCVNNADCGSGTFCAVQGDRAWCTSICGSEEQCPDGFACVAAGGVMVCAPEVGLVGDACVAGTDCFSGVCGDDGVCTRECGVDAPCGPGFECRRGADGMSAACIAPRAETSGGGCAVGSGARRPGATTMLVLVAIGSIVIARRRRRG